In Rosa chinensis cultivar Old Blush chromosome 1, RchiOBHm-V2, whole genome shotgun sequence, a genomic segment contains:
- the LOC112190551 gene encoding uncharacterized protein LOC112190551 produces the protein MVIIPPHIIIPTSLEKQPSEEEMEAATPMNIVEGQSCKAMELKWVSSRGKTQLQNMKTPSKSKAPATLQASVPVFISTNPSHVKPDDLVELYSACNLNGHRFPEYVDGGDGFRVVEGIDVNKLRVALSHSQVVVSVFCKANDVVSKTSSSFSQKNRQQQKITEGLGELFERVVMPVTPFNSQLVGFGRAVSDQGLTASIYDVMVIPSLQGMGIGKMIVKRITRILTSRDIYDIAALCSESESSFFEACGFGDDILCSTAMMYTRTAGGSTNNLEEQRMVTRAGRKLLLVPPFLKTLPYSKSKTTQSS, from the exons ATGGTGATTATTCCCCCACACATTATCATCCCCACCTCATTGGAGAAACAGCCTTCAGAGGAAGAAATGGAGGCTGCGACGCCCATGAACATAGTAGAGGGTCAGTCATGCAAGGCTATGGAGTTAAAATGGGTAAGTTCCCGAGGCAAAACCCAACTGCAAAACATGAAAACACCTTCAAAATCAAAAGCACCAGCTACACTTCAAGCGTCAGTCCCTGTGTTCATATCCACAAACCCATCTCACGTAAAACCAGATGATCTCGTTGAGCTATACAGCGCCTGCAATCTCAACGGCCACCGATTCCCGGAGTACGTGGACGGCGGAGATGGCTTCCGTGTAGTTGAAGGTATTGATGTGAACAAGCTACGTGTGGCTCTCTCACACAGTCAAGTCGTGGTCTCCGTCTTCTGCAAAGCAAATGATGTAGTTAGCAAAACTTCATCATCATTTTCGCAAAAAAATCGACAGCAGCAGAAGATTACGGAGGGTTTAGGAGAATTGTTTGAGAGGGTGGTGATGCCGGTGACACCATTTAACAGTCAATTGGTGGGTTTTGGCCGAGCTGTTTCTGATCAAGGATTGACAGCCTCCATCTACGATGTTATG GTTATTCCTTCATTGCAGGGTATGGGAATTGGCAAGATGATAGTTAAAAGAATCACAAG AATACTCACAAGTAGAGACATTTATGACATAGCAGCCCTTTGCTCAGAGAGTGAGAG CTCATTCTTCGAAGCATGTGGTTTTGGAGATGACATTCTGTGCTCCACAGCAATGATGTATACAAGGACTGCTGGTGGTTCAACTAATAATCTCGAAGAACAACGGATGGTAACACGCGCAGGTCGAAAGCTATTGTTAGTCCCACCATTTTTGAAGACCTTACCGTACTCCAAGTCCAAGACCACACAATCATCTTAA